A single Desulfocurvus vexinensis DSM 17965 DNA region contains:
- the cobM gene encoding precorrin-4 C(11)-methyltransferase: MAQVYFIGAGPGDPDLITVKGRDLIARADLVLYAGSLVPPQVVAWARPGARVVDSAPLTLEQTHALLMEAVRAGGLAARVHTGDPSLYGAVAEQAALLDAEGVAWAIVPGVTAAFAAAAMAGVGFTVPQGTQSLVITRAPGRTAVPEAEALAAFAARGCSMAVYLSAALAGEVRSGLLAGGLDPGTPVVAGHRVGWPDGAVARTTVDGLADEVARRGWSGQVVFLVLPGQDRPGAPSRLYAADFTHGRREAGNCSE, encoded by the coding sequence ATGGCACAGGTGTATTTCATCGGCGCAGGGCCGGGCGACCCGGACCTGATCACCGTCAAGGGCCGGGATCTCATCGCCCGGGCGGACCTGGTGCTCTACGCGGGCTCGCTGGTGCCGCCGCAGGTGGTGGCCTGGGCGCGGCCCGGGGCGCGGGTGGTGGACTCGGCGCCGCTGACCCTGGAGCAGACCCACGCCCTGCTCATGGAGGCGGTGCGCGCCGGGGGGCTGGCCGCGCGGGTGCACACGGGCGATCCCTCGCTGTATGGCGCGGTGGCCGAGCAGGCGGCGCTGCTGGACGCCGAGGGCGTGGCCTGGGCCATCGTGCCCGGGGTCACGGCGGCCTTTGCCGCAGCGGCCATGGCCGGGGTGGGGTTCACGGTGCCGCAGGGCACGCAGTCGCTGGTCATCACCCGCGCGCCCGGGCGCACGGCGGTGCCCGAGGCCGAGGCCCTGGCAGCCTTCGCGGCCCGGGGCTGCTCCATGGCGGTCTACCTTTCGGCGGCCCTGGCCGGGGAGGTGCGCTCCGGGCTGCTGGCCGGGGGGCTGGACCCCGGCACGCCGGTGGTGGCCGGCCACCGCGTGGGCTGGCCGGACGGCGCCGTGGCGCGCACCACCGTGGACGGCCTGGCCGACGAGGTGGCCCGGCGGGGCTGGAGCGGGCAGGTGGTCTTTCTCGTGCTGCCCGGGCAGGACCGGCCCGGGGCACCCTCGCGGCTCTACGCGGCGGACTTCACCCACGGGCGCCGGGAAGCTGGAAATTGCTCGGAATAG
- a CDS encoding sigma-54-dependent transcriptional regulator: MKRILAATRDERTPRIVADAFAAEASVDMCADPGELPAALVRRHYDMAFVDNGFLDGGQRQDTACYKRALQPLWGNNPQMIVVALSAPDRIRDAVKAVKAGADNYLTYPLDPVETQYVVDSIHEAIRLQTEVDYFRAAAAMGDNTQVVGTRNPAMSKVFEKARLVAPTISTVLITGETGTGKGVVARLIHALSNRKDGPFVSVHCGAIPDTLIESELFGHEKGAFTGAVKRKLGRFEIAAGGTIFLDEVGTITPPAQIKLLQVLQDKVFQRVGGDAAISMDARIVAATNNDLAQRCDKGDFRSDLYYRLNVFPIEIPALRDRREDIPLLVDYFMERLRRQLMKDITGVHPSVLSAFEGYPWPGNVRELENLVERAFILETSRILTPESFPAELFEHEAPAATLPLDLSLTLAEFRERAKESAERHYIKELLASHKGRINRSAKDAGVSTRQLHKLMTRHGIRKEEFK; the protein is encoded by the coding sequence ATGAAGCGCATCCTTGCCGCCACCAGGGACGAGCGCACCCCGCGCATCGTCGCCGACGCCTTCGCCGCAGAGGCCTCGGTGGACATGTGCGCCGACCCGGGCGAACTGCCCGCGGCCCTGGTGCGCCGCCACTACGACATGGCCTTCGTGGACAACGGCTTCCTCGACGGCGGCCAGCGCCAGGACACGGCCTGCTACAAGCGCGCCCTGCAACCCCTGTGGGGCAACAACCCGCAGATGATCGTCGTGGCCCTCTCCGCGCCCGACCGCATCCGCGACGCGGTCAAGGCCGTGAAGGCCGGGGCCGACAACTACCTGACCTACCCCCTGGACCCGGTGGAAACCCAGTACGTGGTGGACTCCATCCACGAGGCCATCCGCCTGCAGACCGAGGTGGACTACTTCCGTGCGGCGGCGGCCATGGGCGACAACACCCAGGTGGTCGGCACGCGCAACCCGGCCATGAGCAAGGTCTTCGAGAAGGCCCGCCTCGTGGCGCCGACCATCTCCACCGTGCTCATCACCGGCGAGACCGGCACCGGCAAGGGCGTGGTCGCCCGGCTGATCCACGCCCTGTCCAACCGCAAGGACGGGCCCTTCGTCAGCGTCCACTGCGGGGCCATCCCCGACACGCTCATCGAAAGCGAACTCTTCGGCCACGAAAAGGGCGCCTTCACCGGCGCCGTCAAGCGCAAGCTCGGGCGCTTCGAGATCGCCGCCGGGGGCACCATCTTCCTCGACGAGGTGGGCACCATCACCCCCCCGGCGCAGATCAAGCTGCTCCAGGTGCTCCAGGACAAGGTCTTCCAGCGCGTGGGCGGCGACGCGGCCATCAGTATGGACGCGCGCATCGTCGCCGCCACCAACAACGACCTGGCCCAGCGCTGCGACAAGGGCGACTTCCGCTCGGACCTCTACTACCGCCTGAACGTCTTCCCCATCGAGATCCCGGCCCTGCGCGACCGCCGCGAGGACATCCCCCTGCTGGTGGACTACTTCATGGAACGCCTGCGCCGCCAGCTGATGAAGGACATCACCGGCGTGCACCCCTCGGTGCTCTCGGCCTTCGAGGGCTACCCCTGGCCGGGCAACGTGCGCGAGCTGGAAAACCTCGTCGAGCGGGCCTTCATCCTGGAAACCTCGCGCATCCTGACCCCCGAGAGCTTCCCCGCCGAACTCTTCGAGCACGAGGCCCCGGCCGCCACCCTGCCCCTGGACCTGTCCCTGACCCTGGCCGAATTCCGCGAACGGGCCAAGGAGAGCGCCGAGCGCCACTACATCAAGGAGCTGCTGGCCAGCCACAAGGGGCGCATCAACCGCTCGGCCAAGGACGCGGGCGTGAGCACGCGCCAGCTGCACAAGCTCATGACCCGTCACGGCATCCGCAAGGAAGAATTCAAATAG
- a CDS encoding Ni/Fe hydrogenase subunit alpha, with the protein MSAKKTPAPAAPDATATPPAGAATASGKARRIEVKHVSRVEGHGNIVVEIDAQGKVRTCRWEVPEAPRFFEAMILGKDFRQIHQIVSRICGICSIGHQLTSLQATEDALGVQVSEQTLRLRKLALHAENLQSHILHVAYLVLPDLAGAGSIIPLAATHRQELTNCIALHRAANEFSRVICGRTTHPQRLVPGGFTRIPTPAELAALKKQLEDAVPRLLDAVALVASLREALPDFQRPTEYVALHSPTEYAMYWGEVGTNLEEQPVPALYYRDLTNEYLVPHSTAKWTRNKADSLMVGALARFNRNHKRLSPLGRSVAGTLGLKAPCANPYMNSLAQLVECAHSLEDSIRLIDELLARGLRAEPAPDIAPRAGRGVGAMEVPRGILFHFYEYDSKGRIVNADCVIPTNQNHANIQKDLDALVPAIKDKSEAEIELLTSMLVRAYDPCISCSTHFVDLREPETRSFVRFVRVD; encoded by the coding sequence ATGAGCGCCAAGAAAACCCCCGCCCCCGCCGCGCCCGACGCAACCGCCACGCCCCCGGCGGGCGCGGCCACGGCCTCCGGCAAGGCCCGCCGGATAGAGGTCAAGCACGTCAGCCGCGTGGAAGGCCACGGCAACATCGTGGTGGAGATCGACGCCCAGGGCAAGGTCCGCACCTGCCGCTGGGAGGTGCCCGAGGCCCCGCGCTTCTTCGAGGCCATGATCCTGGGCAAGGATTTCCGCCAGATCCACCAGATCGTCTCGCGCATCTGCGGCATCTGCTCCATCGGCCACCAGCTCACGTCGCTGCAAGCCACCGAGGACGCCCTGGGCGTGCAGGTCTCGGAGCAGACCCTGCGCCTGCGCAAGCTGGCCCTGCACGCCGAAAACCTGCAAAGCCACATCCTGCACGTGGCCTACCTCGTGCTGCCCGACCTGGCGGGCGCGGGCTCCATCATCCCCCTGGCCGCCACCCACCGCCAGGAGCTGACCAACTGCATCGCCCTGCACCGCGCGGCCAACGAGTTCTCGCGCGTCATCTGCGGGCGCACGACCCACCCCCAGCGCCTGGTGCCCGGCGGGTTCACCCGCATCCCGACCCCGGCGGAACTCGCGGCCCTCAAGAAGCAGCTCGAAGACGCCGTACCCCGCCTGCTGGACGCCGTGGCCCTGGTGGCCTCCCTGCGCGAGGCCCTGCCCGACTTCCAGCGGCCCACGGAATACGTGGCCCTGCACTCGCCCACCGAATACGCCATGTACTGGGGCGAGGTGGGCACCAATCTGGAGGAGCAGCCCGTTCCCGCCCTGTACTACCGCGACCTGACCAACGAGTACCTCGTGCCGCACTCCACCGCCAAGTGGACGCGCAACAAGGCCGACTCGCTCATGGTCGGGGCCCTGGCGCGCTTCAACCGCAACCACAAGCGCCTGTCGCCCCTGGGCCGCTCCGTGGCCGGAACCCTGGGCCTCAAGGCCCCCTGCGCCAACCCCTACATGAACAGCCTGGCCCAGCTCGTGGAATGCGCCCACAGCCTGGAAGACTCCATCCGGCTCATCGACGAGCTGCTGGCCCGGGGCCTGCGCGCCGAACCCGCGCCGGACATCGCCCCGCGCGCAGGGCGCGGCGTGGGCGCCATGGAGGTGCCCCGGGGCATCCTCTTCCACTTCTACGAGTACGACTCCAAGGGCCGCATCGTGAACGCCGACTGCGTCATCCCCACCAACCAGAACCACGCCAACATCCAGAAGGACCTCGACGCCCTCGTCCCGGCCATCAAGGACAAGTCCGAGGCCGAAATCGAACTGCTGACCAGCATGCTCGTGCGCGCCTACGACCCCTGCATCTCCTGCTCCACCCACTTCGTGGACCTGCGCGAACCCGAAACCCGCAGCTTCGTGCGCTTCGTGCGCGTGGACTAG
- a CDS encoding hybrid sensor histidine kinase/response regulator translates to MKPLFPPASGRARRLALALAVAVACAGLLSVFPDRGGVRPLEALSLAPDLPPDTVSPAPPTVSSTLRARVLYLNSYHQGYAWSDDILRGIRSVLDNHPDIEVQVEYQDFKKYELDHVRPLLVDLYARKFRDTHFDLVLVSDNNAYDFILDYGDHLFPGVPVVFCGVNDFRPERIAGRAITGVVENYDVAQTLALALRLHPGRRRVVTIGDLSGTGLAILNQVRDGAATFGGRLEFEAWTQFSLEEIRARVRETPADTFYYFIPFYQSVGGRFASAQEVLGIVRAHTDAPMYSSWEFLLGHGIVGGKLISGREHGRRAAGMALKLLSGVPMADLPVIYDAETHYGFDYNELRRQDIPYEELPGDSVIINEPQAFYELDKEVFWTLMVSFALLLGISVLLAMNIMRRREAERTMHDQLSFQEILMDTIPQLVCWKDRQQRYLGANRYFSEFFGIDEVPGVRGRTDEVLLPPREFAAWATERDRDVIRTERPMRRARKQVHNARGEARVLEIRKVPLRDKRGAVVGTLSTAEDVTREANLERQLLQSQKMEAIGTLAGGIAHDFNNILTSIINSTELALMDIDPESAAGQDLERCLRAARRGSGLVKQILTFSRPSQEGFQPTAIQEVLRDALGLLKASLPRNIEIVSHVREDLPPVMADPAQINQIVMNLTTNAFHALRETGGRMEVRLDVAELDPSAAELRNVAPGCYLRLQVLDNGPGVSPAIVDKIFDPFFTTKGKAEGTGLGLAVVMGIIKGHRGSIEVESAPRERTAFTVHIPVTDTDGLPRAQLPAGTHTGSGHLLFVEDDEDQFQTIPRVLESLGYTVTPARDAREALEAVDGDPEGFDAVITDFDMPGLSGVELARELERRMPDVPVLMVSGRERAVALAAGLSNVARILLKPYDRNTLSEALREVLQTDDD, encoded by the coding sequence ATGAAACCCTTGTTCCCTCCCGCTTCGGGCCGCGCCCGGAGGCTGGCCCTGGCCCTGGCCGTAGCCGTGGCCTGCGCCGGGCTGTTGTCCGTTTTTCCGGACAGGGGCGGGGTCCGGCCCCTGGAGGCCCTGTCCCTGGCGCCGGACCTGCCGCCCGACACGGTGAGCCCGGCGCCGCCCACGGTGTCCAGCACGCTGCGCGCCCGGGTGCTGTACCTGAACTCCTACCACCAGGGCTATGCCTGGTCCGACGATATCCTGCGCGGCATCCGCAGCGTGCTGGACAACCACCCGGACATCGAGGTCCAGGTGGAATACCAGGACTTCAAGAAATACGAGCTGGACCACGTGCGCCCGCTGCTGGTGGACCTCTACGCCCGCAAGTTCCGCGACACGCATTTCGACCTGGTGCTGGTGTCGGACAACAACGCCTACGACTTCATCCTCGACTACGGCGACCACCTCTTCCCGGGCGTGCCGGTGGTCTTCTGCGGGGTCAACGACTTCCGGCCCGAGCGCATCGCGGGGCGGGCCATCACCGGCGTGGTGGAGAACTACGATGTGGCCCAGACCCTGGCCCTGGCCCTGCGCCTGCACCCCGGGCGCCGCCGGGTGGTGACCATCGGCGACCTGTCGGGCACGGGCCTGGCCATCCTGAACCAGGTGCGCGACGGCGCGGCGACCTTCGGCGGGCGGCTGGAGTTCGAGGCCTGGACCCAGTTCAGCCTGGAGGAGATCCGCGCCCGGGTGCGCGAAACCCCGGCGGACACGTTCTACTATTTCATCCCCTTCTACCAGAGCGTGGGCGGGCGCTTCGCCTCGGCCCAGGAGGTGCTGGGCATCGTGCGCGCCCACACCGACGCGCCCATGTATTCGAGCTGGGAGTTCCTGCTGGGCCACGGCATCGTGGGCGGCAAGCTCATCTCGGGGCGCGAGCACGGGCGCCGCGCGGCGGGCATGGCCCTCAAGCTGCTCTCGGGCGTGCCCATGGCCGACCTGCCGGTGATCTACGACGCCGAGACGCATTACGGCTTCGATTACAACGAGCTCAGGCGCCAGGATATCCCGTACGAGGAGCTGCCCGGCGACAGCGTGATCATCAACGAGCCCCAGGCCTTCTACGAGCTGGACAAGGAGGTCTTCTGGACCCTCATGGTCAGCTTCGCCCTGCTGCTCGGCATCTCGGTGCTGCTGGCCATGAACATCATGCGCCGCCGCGAGGCCGAGCGCACCATGCACGACCAGCTCTCCTTCCAGGAAATCCTCATGGACACCATCCCCCAGCTGGTGTGCTGGAAGGACCGCCAGCAGCGCTACCTGGGCGCCAACCGCTACTTCAGCGAATTTTTCGGCATCGACGAGGTCCCCGGGGTGCGCGGGCGCACCGACGAGGTGCTGCTGCCCCCGCGCGAGTTCGCGGCCTGGGCCACCGAGCGCGACCGCGACGTGATCCGCACCGAACGGCCCATGCGCCGGGCGCGCAAGCAGGTCCACAACGCCCGGGGCGAGGCCCGGGTGCTGGAAATCCGCAAGGTGCCCCTGCGCGACAAGCGCGGGGCCGTGGTCGGCACCCTGTCCACCGCCGAGGACGTGACCCGCGAGGCCAACCTGGAGCGCCAGCTGCTGCAATCGCAGAAGATGGAGGCCATCGGCACCCTGGCCGGAGGCATCGCCCACGACTTCAACAACATCCTGACCTCGATCATCAACTCCACCGAGCTGGCGCTCATGGACATCGACCCCGAGTCCGCCGCCGGGCAGGACCTGGAGCGCTGCCTGCGCGCGGCGCGGCGCGGCAGCGGGCTGGTCAAGCAGATCCTGACGTTTTCGCGGCCCTCGCAGGAGGGCTTCCAGCCCACGGCCATCCAGGAGGTGCTGCGCGACGCCCTGGGCCTGCTCAAGGCCTCGCTGCCGCGCAATATCGAGATCGTCTCCCACGTGCGCGAGGACCTGCCGCCGGTAATGGCCGACCCGGCGCAGATCAACCAGATCGTGATGAACCTGACCACCAACGCCTTCCACGCCCTGCGCGAGACGGGCGGGCGCATGGAGGTCCGCCTGGATGTGGCCGAGCTGGACCCCTCGGCGGCGGAATTGCGCAACGTGGCCCCGGGGTGCTACCTTCGGCTCCAGGTGCTGGACAACGGCCCCGGGGTCTCCCCGGCCATCGTGGACAAGATCTTCGACCCGTTCTTCACCACCAAGGGCAAGGCCGAGGGCACGGGCCTGGGGCTGGCGGTGGTCATGGGCATCATCAAGGGCCACCGGGGCTCCATCGAGGTGGAGAGCGCCCCGCGCGAGCGCACGGCGTTCACCGTGCACATCCCGGTCACCGACACCGACGGGCTGCCCCGGGCCCAGCTTCCGGCGGGCACGCACACGGGCAGCGGGCACCTGCTCTTCGTGGAGGACGACGAGGACCAGTTTCAGACCATCCCCCGGGTGCTGGAATCGCTGGGCTACACCGTGACCCCGGCCCGCGACGCCCGCGAGGCCCTGGAGGCCGTGGACGGCGACCCCGAGGGCTTCGACGCGGTGATCACGGACTTTGACATGCCCGGGCTCTCCGGCGTGGAGCTGGCCCGGGAGCTGGAGCGGCGCATGCCGGACGTGCCGGTGCTCATGGTCTCGGGGCGCGAGCGCGCCGTGGCCCTGGCCGCGGGCCTGTCCAACGTGGCGCGCATCCTGCTCAAGCCCTACGACAGGAACACCCTTTCCGAAGCCCTGCGCGAGGTGTTGCAGACCGATGACGACTAG
- a CDS encoding TraR/DksA family transcriptional regulator, which produces MAGESRARESRGQVPGLDYTQVERNLRAMLDEIDAKGRATAAEETAADDRFADVVDLAQAESNRSMVLRLRDREHKMIRKIHQALRRLEDGTYGICEDCGEPITPARLLARPVTTLCADCKAEREADEALRD; this is translated from the coding sequence ATGGCCGGTGAAAGCCGCGCCCGGGAAAGCCGGGGCCAGGTGCCGGGCCTGGACTACACCCAGGTGGAACGGAACCTGCGGGCCATGCTCGACGAGATCGACGCCAAGGGCCGGGCCACAGCCGCCGAGGAGACCGCCGCCGACGACCGCTTCGCCGACGTGGTGGACCTGGCCCAGGCCGAGAGCAACCGCTCCATGGTCCTGCGCCTGCGCGACCGCGAGCACAAGATGATCCGCAAGATCCACCAGGCCCTGCGGCGCCTGGAAGACGGCACCTACGGCATCTGCGAGGACTGCGGCGAACCCATCACCCCCGCACGCCTGCTGGCCCGCCCCGTCACCACCCTGTGCGCCGACTGCAAGGCCGAACGCGAGGCCGACGAAGCCCTGCGCGACTAG
- a CDS encoding FAD/NAD(P)-binding protein produces the protein MTPGKDFTPYAPRPATLVRKVRLSDFVTLFEFEQDNGRPLAHKPGQFIQVSVYGVGEAPFSISSRPKAGTNSFEIAVRNIGSVTSALHALPVGAKVGIRGPFGSYFPVQEFVGKDTLFVAGGLGYIPLRSLLRYQLRHRDEFGRIMLLIGTRSPSERIFVDEIEKLSQRDDIEVMETVDCVGDSCWQGNVGVITTLLPKVRLDVENTYVAMVGPPVMYRFVIGACVGDQCISPERIYVSLERKMKCGLGKCGHCQINGVSACVSGPVFRYTDIEPLKEAL, from the coding sequence ATGACCCCGGGCAAGGACTTCACCCCCTACGCGCCGCGCCCGGCCACCCTGGTGCGCAAGGTGCGCCTGTCCGACTTCGTAACCCTGTTCGAGTTCGAGCAGGACAACGGCCGCCCCCTGGCCCACAAGCCCGGGCAGTTCATCCAGGTCTCGGTGTACGGGGTGGGTGAGGCGCCGTTCTCCATCAGCTCGCGGCCCAAGGCGGGCACCAACAGCTTCGAGATCGCCGTGCGCAACATCGGCAGCGTGACCAGCGCCCTGCACGCCCTCCCGGTCGGCGCCAAGGTCGGCATCCGCGGGCCCTTCGGCTCCTACTTCCCGGTGCAGGAGTTCGTCGGCAAGGACACGCTCTTCGTGGCCGGGGGCCTGGGCTACATCCCCCTGCGCAGCCTGCTGCGCTACCAGCTGCGCCACCGCGACGAGTTCGGGCGCATCATGCTGCTCATCGGCACCCGCTCGCCCTCCGAGCGCATCTTCGTGGACGAGATCGAGAAGCTCTCCCAGCGCGACGACATCGAGGTCATGGAAACCGTGGACTGCGTGGGCGACTCGTGCTGGCAGGGCAACGTGGGCGTCATCACCACCCTGCTGCCCAAGGTGCGCCTGGACGTGGAGAACACCTACGTGGCCATGGTCGGCCCGCCGGTGATGTACCGCTTCGTCATCGGCGCCTGCGTGGGCGACCAGTGCATTTCGCCAGAGCGCATCTACGTGTCCCTGGAGCGCAAGATGAAATGCGGGCTTGGCAAGTGCGGCCACTGCCAGATCAACGGCGTCAGCGCCTGCGTCAGCGGCCCCGTGTTCCGCTACACCGACATCGAGCCCCTCAAGGAGGCGCTGTGA
- a CDS encoding universal stress protein, with protein MRRHLLVTVSCDAAAMHGVRFICDFLRDKGQTALTLFYTAPRPPAVWDHERNYETLDEYDRRAKKNREQGRAALDGAMAMLREAGYGEDMVDAKLMLREVSTSQDILRECERGLYDAVVLGRRGQQGLEALVDQSVTRDILERAFVAPLWVCRRFEKGRQGVLLCLDGSDASLRMADHVGFMLRDEPQHAVTLFTVLGQGPLGPADPEALFAGAMEILAENGVDPERVRTQAVKGAAPARAILAEAERERYAVVATGRTGRGRGLLRRVFMGSSTQALMRELDGAALWIRA; from the coding sequence ATGCGGCGGCATCTGCTGGTGACGGTTTCCTGCGACGCGGCGGCCATGCACGGGGTGCGTTTCATCTGCGATTTCCTGCGCGACAAGGGGCAGACGGCGCTCACGCTGTTCTACACCGCGCCCCGGCCCCCGGCGGTCTGGGACCATGAGCGCAACTACGAGACCCTGGACGAGTACGACCGCCGCGCGAAGAAGAACCGCGAGCAGGGCCGCGCCGCCCTGGACGGCGCCATGGCCATGCTGCGCGAGGCGGGCTATGGCGAGGACATGGTGGACGCCAAGCTCATGCTGCGCGAGGTGTCCACGTCCCAGGACATCCTGCGCGAGTGCGAGCGGGGGCTGTACGATGCGGTTGTGCTGGGGCGGCGCGGGCAGCAGGGCCTGGAGGCCCTGGTGGACCAGAGCGTGACCCGCGACATCCTGGAACGGGCCTTCGTGGCGCCGCTGTGGGTCTGCCGCCGTTTCGAAAAGGGCCGCCAGGGGGTGCTGCTGTGCCTGGACGGGTCCGATGCGTCGCTGCGCATGGCCGACCATGTGGGCTTCATGCTGCGCGACGAGCCGCAGCACGCGGTGACGCTGTTCACCGTGCTCGGCCAGGGGCCGCTGGGGCCTGCGGACCCCGAGGCGCTGTTCGCCGGGGCCATGGAGATCCTGGCCGAGAACGGCGTGGACCCGGAGCGGGTGCGCACGCAGGCGGTCAAGGGCGCGGCCCCGGCGCGGGCCATCCTGGCCGAGGCCGAGCGCGAGCGCTACGCGGTGGTGGCCACGGGCCGCACGGGCCGGGGCCGGGGGCTGCTGCGCCGGGTGTTCATGGGCTCGTCCACCCAGGCCCTGATGCGCGAGCTGGACGGCGCGGCCTTGTGGATTCGCGCCTGA
- a CDS encoding 4Fe-4S dicluster domain-containing protein, with translation MSAYIVYQDQLPGLFRLWAKIYKVHVPVQTAPGFYDFAPWEPGGEVAWDYDLTVNPLKRFLLPPREDLVVFDARDYTAKGVFEAPQQLLFGVHPYDLRAVAQLDQLMEHGSPDKNYRRRRDNTVIFAMEPLRIAPDAFWSTMGAGRADIGFDLYWTKIGPATFFVEVGTARGEELLLAGGEVERASAAHHEAARRTREATRRHADAHGLKFPWQELARVMAKAWDDSIWREKSSMCLACGSCNLVCPTCYCFDIREEMDETMTRGRRWRQWDACMLPSFALVAGGHNFRAKHLERYRHRYFRKGKYIFDMIGEPGCVGCGRCIKACTARIANPLTVFNRLWEEYA, from the coding sequence ATGTCCGCATACATCGTCTACCAGGACCAGCTCCCCGGGCTGTTCCGGCTGTGGGCCAAGATCTACAAAGTCCATGTGCCGGTGCAGACCGCGCCCGGGTTCTACGACTTCGCCCCCTGGGAGCCCGGCGGCGAGGTCGCCTGGGACTACGACCTGACCGTCAACCCCCTCAAGCGCTTCCTGCTGCCCCCGCGCGAGGACCTGGTGGTCTTCGACGCCAGGGACTACACGGCCAAGGGCGTATTCGAGGCGCCCCAGCAGCTGCTGTTCGGGGTCCACCCCTACGACCTGCGGGCCGTGGCCCAGCTCGACCAGCTCATGGAGCACGGCAGCCCGGACAAGAACTACCGCCGCCGCCGCGACAACACCGTGATCTTCGCCATGGAGCCCCTGCGCATCGCGCCCGACGCCTTCTGGTCCACCATGGGCGCGGGCCGGGCCGACATCGGCTTCGACCTCTACTGGACCAAGATCGGCCCGGCCACGTTTTTCGTGGAGGTGGGCACCGCGCGCGGCGAGGAGCTGCTGCTGGCCGGGGGCGAGGTGGAGCGCGCCAGCGCCGCCCACCACGAGGCCGCCCGGCGCACCCGCGAGGCCACCCGCCGCCACGCCGACGCCCACGGCCTGAAATTCCCCTGGCAGGAGCTCGCGCGCGTCATGGCCAAGGCCTGGGACGACAGCATCTGGCGCGAGAAGTCCTCCATGTGCCTGGCCTGCGGCTCGTGCAACCTCGTCTGCCCCACCTGCTACTGCTTCGACATCCGCGAGGAGATGGACGAGACCATGACCCGGGGCCGGCGCTGGCGCCAGTGGGACGCCTGCATGCTGCCCTCCTTCGCCCTGGTGGCCGGCGGGCACAACTTCCGGGCCAAGCACCTGGAGCGCTACCGCCACCGCTACTTCCGCAAGGGCAAATACATCTTCGACATGATCGGCGAGCCCGGCTGCGTGGGCTGCGGGCGGTGCATCAAGGCCTGCACCGCGCGCATCGCCAACCCGCTGACCGTGTTCAACAGGCTGTGGGAGGAATACGCATGA